From the Longimicrobium sp. genome, the window CCGCCTGCGCATCCGGCCGCCGCGCCACCGCCAGCTCCGCCGCGGCCGAGAACAGCTCCAGGTGCCGACCCACCTCCTGCGCACGCGACCCCGGGAACAGCGCCAGGATCGGCCGCTCAGGGTCCAGGCCGACGGAGCGCGCCCATTCCGCGCGCGGGACCTCGGGATCCGCACGGTCCAGCAGCGGGTGGCCGACGAAGCGCGCGTTCACCCCGCCCTTCCGCAGGAAATCCTCCTCGAACGGCAGGACGACGGCCACCTCATTGGCGTCGCGCGCCAGGTCGCGCACCCGGCTCTTGTGCCATGCCCACACCTGCGGCGCGATGTAGTACAGCACGGGAATGCCACGCTCGCGGGCGTGGCGGGCCAGGCGCAGGTTGAAGCCGGGGTAATCTATGGGGATTACGAGATCCACGCCCTCGCTCGCCAGGGCGGCGAACACCTTTTTTCGAAGCTCGATGAAGAACGGCAGGTGGCGCAGCACCTCGACAAAGCCCATCACCGCCAGCTCGTTCAGCCCGGCGAGAAGGCGCACGCCCTCCGCCTCCATGCGCGCGCCGCCCAGCCCCACCAGCCGCGCGTCGGGAAAGCGCTCGCGCAGCGCACGCGCCAGCGCGGCCCCGTGCAGGTCGCCGGATTCCTCGCCGGCGGAGATGAAGATGGTGGGCGGGGACGATGGGTCCCGCGGCCCGCGGGCGGGCTCAGCCACGTCGCGCGGCGCGGGAAAGGGATCGGGGCACGGAAGGGGGGTCACGCCCGCGCGGGCAGCCCCGCGGCCGCGTGCTGCTCGATGCGCTCCATGATGCGAAGCGCCACCGCCAGCGCGTCGCGCCCCGCCTCGCCGCTCACCACCAGCGGCCCCTCGCCGCGCACGGCCAGGATCCACGCCTCCAGCTCCGCGCGCAGCGGCTCGGCGCCGTCGCCCTTCAGCTCCACGCGCTCCACCACGCCCAGCAGCGCCGCCATTCCCATCTCGCTCCCCTCGGGCAGGCGCGCGCCGGGCTTGAGCCGCAGGAACTCGCCCTTGCCCGTGGCAAGATCCAGCGAGATGTAGCCGGACTGCTGGAAGAAGCGGACCTTTCGCATCTTCTCGAACGAGACGCGGCTGGCGGTGATGTTGGCGACCGCGCCGTTCTCGAAGTTGATGCGCGCGTTGGCGATGTCCGCGCTCGGCGTCAGCACCGGCACGCCGATGGCGTCCAGCGACTCAACGCCGCGTCCCACGAGGCCCAGGACCAGGTCGATGTCGTGGATCATCAGGTCCAGCACCACGGCCACGTCCGTCCCACGGGGGTTGAAGGGAGCCAGCCGATGGCTTTCCACGAACCGCGGGTCTTCCAGGTACGGCTCGCAGGCCCGCAGCGCGCCGTTGAAGCGCTCCACATGCCCGGTCTGCACCGTCAATCCCTTCGCCGCCGCGGTGGATACGATCGCGTTCGCCTCTTCCAGCGTATGGGCGATCGGCTTCTCGATCAGCAGGTGCACGCCCGCGTCCAAGGCAGCGAGCGCCACCTCGGCGTGGGCGGTGGTGGGAACGGCGATCACCGCCGCATCCACCGACTCCAGCAGCTCGTCGCGGCTGCGGAAGGCGCGCACGCCCAGCTCCTGCGCTACGTGGGCCAGGCGCGCGGGATCGTCGTCCCACACCCCCGCCATCTCCGCGCCGGATACGTCGCGAAGGATGCGCGCGTGGTGAAACCCCAGGCTGCCTACGCCCAGGACACCGGCACGCGTCACGACGACACCCCGCGCCCGGTGCCCTCGAAGAAGGAAAGAAACTCCTCCACCTCCGGCAGCGCCCGCAGCTCCTC encodes:
- a CDS encoding Gfo/Idh/MocA family oxidoreductase; translated protein: MTRAGVLGVGSLGFHHARILRDVSGAEMAGVWDDDPARLAHVAQELGVRAFRSRDELLESVDAAVIAVPTTAHAEVALAALDAGVHLLIEKPIAHTLEEANAIVSTAAAKGLTVQTGHVERFNGALRACEPYLEDPRFVESHRLAPFNPRGTDVAVVLDLMIHDIDLVLGLVGRGVESLDAIGVPVLTPSADIANARINFENGAVANITASRVSFEKMRKVRFFQQSGYISLDLATGKGEFLRLKPGARLPEGSEMGMAALLGVVERVELKGDGAEPLRAELEAWILAVRGEGPLVVSGEAGRDALAVALRIMERIEQHAAAGLPARA
- the lpxB gene encoding lipid-A-disaccharide synthase, which encodes MAEPARGPRDPSSPPTIFISAGEESGDLHGAALARALRERFPDARLVGLGGARMEAEGVRLLAGLNELAVMGFVEVLRHLPFFIELRKKVFAALASEGVDLVIPIDYPGFNLRLARHARERGIPVLYYIAPQVWAWHKSRVRDLARDANEVAVVLPFEEDFLRKGGVNARFVGHPLLDRADPEVPRAEWARSVGLDPERPILALFPGSRAQEVGRHLELFSAAAELAVARRPDAQA